A single genomic interval of Helianthus annuus cultivar XRQ/B chromosome 6, HanXRQr2.0-SUNRISE, whole genome shotgun sequence harbors:
- the LOC110865108 gene encoding uncharacterized protein LOC110865108 isoform X3, whose protein sequence is MVLIISPFIIFLNMRQFYGVFCLLIFDFSLCVGSPLEPGPTTTLLDRKLKDTHAVLSEPVNLTELLVMLEDHYKSAYNISCVGARDGHKTGLRLLKSPETGVVLISQVFYRSLAATPASKTCNPIKDPDDTINN, encoded by the exons ATGGTCTTAATCATAAGCCCTTTTATTATATTCTTGAATATGAGGCAATTTTATGGGGTGTTTTGTTTACTAATATTTGATTTTAGTTTATGTGTAGGGTCACCATTGGAGCCTGGACCCACAACAACCTTGCTAGATAGAAAGTT GAAGGATACTCATGCCGTTTTATCTGAACCTGTCAATCTGACTGAG ctTTTGGTGATGCTAGAGGATCACTACAAGAGTGCATACAATATTAGTTGTGTGGGTGCCAGGGATGGACACAAAACTGGTCTTCGCCTGCTGAAGTCACCAGAGACTGGAGTAGTTTTAATTAGCCAG GTGTTTTACAGATCTCTAGCAGCAACTCCAGCTTCAAAGACTTGCAACCCCATCAAGGACCCCGACGATACCATCAACAACTAA
- the LOC110865108 gene encoding uncharacterized protein LOC110865108 isoform X1: protein MVLIISPFIIFLNMRQFYGVFCLLIFDFSLCVGSPLEPGPTTTLLDRKLKDTHAVLSEPVNLTELLVMLEDHYKSAYNISCVGARDGHKTGLRLLKSPETGVVLISQISSSNSSFKDLQPHQGPRRYHQQLKDNCLNFLYVNHYVLLQLYPYISTSQFSNIGRK from the exons ATGGTCTTAATCATAAGCCCTTTTATTATATTCTTGAATATGAGGCAATTTTATGGGGTGTTTTGTTTACTAATATTTGATTTTAGTTTATGTGTAGGGTCACCATTGGAGCCTGGACCCACAACAACCTTGCTAGATAGAAAGTT GAAGGATACTCATGCCGTTTTATCTGAACCTGTCAATCTGACTGAG ctTTTGGTGATGCTAGAGGATCACTACAAGAGTGCATACAATATTAGTTGTGTGGGTGCCAGGGATGGACACAAAACTGGTCTTCGCCTGCTGAAGTCACCAGAGACTGGAGTAGTTTTAATTAGCCAG ATCTCTAGCAGCAACTCCAGCTTCAAAGACTTGCAACCCCATCAAGGACCCCGACGATACCATCAACAACTAAAAGACAATTGTTTGAATTTCCTGTATGTAAACCATTATGTCTTACTTCAGTTATACCCATACATAAGTACTAGCCAATTTTCTAATATCGGGAGAAAATGA
- the LOC110865108 gene encoding uncharacterized protein LOC110865108 isoform X2 gives MVLIISPFIIFLNMRQFYGVFCLLIFDFSLCVGSPLEPGPTTTLLDRKLKDTHAVLSEPVNLTELLVMLEDHYKSAYNISCVGARDGHKTGLRLLKSPETGVVLISQISSSNSSFKDLQPHQGPRRYHQQLKDNCLNFLIIVSVCATGKWHQMEKML, from the exons ATGGTCTTAATCATAAGCCCTTTTATTATATTCTTGAATATGAGGCAATTTTATGGGGTGTTTTGTTTACTAATATTTGATTTTAGTTTATGTGTAGGGTCACCATTGGAGCCTGGACCCACAACAACCTTGCTAGATAGAAAGTT GAAGGATACTCATGCCGTTTTATCTGAACCTGTCAATCTGACTGAG ctTTTGGTGATGCTAGAGGATCACTACAAGAGTGCATACAATATTAGTTGTGTGGGTGCCAGGGATGGACACAAAACTGGTCTTCGCCTGCTGAAGTCACCAGAGACTGGAGTAGTTTTAATTAGCCAG ATCTCTAGCAGCAACTCCAGCTTCAAAGACTTGCAACCCCATCAAGGACCCCGACGATACCATCAACAACTAAAAGACAATTGTTTGAATTTCCT GATTATTGTTTCTGTATGTGCAACTGGCAAGTGGCACCAAATggagaagatgctttga
- the LOC110865105 gene encoding probable histidine kinase 1, which yields MDDDHVEVLSSKWPENIDEAGRKFSVEKPGVHDDMLDDLVFTEETSIVDFKRLVELTCYSEKGSSQLGYLVKNWEYKQENVARLLREELENLSEQRQVELKNLELSEQRCFEEESYGDDKPPVSVSDEVHEIDGKYDTVTYRKQQALHARKLLEASVHRELILMEKLEESIINLEKQSSPVEELSQILKRDYDFLHFVLQNAPVVIGHQDKELRYRFIYNPFPNLVEEDIIGKTDVEIFKGDGVKEFQDFKREVLDRGLPAKRQITFETDLFGAKSFLYYVEPVFSKDGEIIGVNYLGMDITDQVKKREKMTKHREEIVVPKAEQTELNKTIHITEETNGGDKSHVSVLDEIGEIFQDAPRKRNDVIAEQNHLEVDAEYDTVVYWKQQTSHLGKLLEASVQRVKILKEKLEESIENLGNKSSLVEELSKITKRADKFLHFVLENAPVVIGHQDKELQYRFLYNHFPSLVKEDVIGKTDVEIFKGGGVKESQDFKREVLERGLPAKREITFETELFGPKTFLIYVEPVFSKEGEKIGVNYMGMDVTDQVKKREKMAKLREELVVQKAKETELNKANHTAGWYDFFVSTLLFRCYLRF from the exons ATGGATGATGACCATGTTGAAGTGCTATCCTCAAAGtggccagaaaacattgatgaaGCTGGAAGAAAGTTCAGTGTGGAAAAGCCAGGTGTCCATGACGATATGTTAGATGATCTGGTCTTCACTGAAGAAACAAGTATAGTTGATTTCAAACGATTAGTAGAACTTACATGCTACAGTGAAAAAGGGTCATCACAGTTGGGTTATCTTGTAAAAAACTGGGAatataaacaagaaaatgttgCGAGACTTCTAAGGGAAGAGCTTGAAAATTTAAGCGAACAACGTCAAGTCGAGCTTAAGAATTTAGAATTATCTGAACAACGTTGTTTTGAAGAAGAAAGCTATGGAGATGATAAACCTCCTGTTTCAGTGTCAGACGAAGTTCATGAAATCGATGGCAAGTATGATACAGTTACATATCGGAAGCAACAGGCCTTACACGCGCGGAAGTTATTGGAAGCAAGTGTTCACCGAGAGCTGATACTCATGGAGAAACTTGAGGAAAGCATTATAAACCTCGAAAAACAATCTTCCCCTGTAGAAGAACTTTCCCAAATCTTGAAAAGAGATTATGACTTTTTACATTTTGTTCTTCAAAATGCACCCGTCGTTATTGGCCATCAG GATAAAGAATTGCGGTATCGGTTCATCTATAATCCTTTTCCAAATTTAGTAGAGGAG GATATTATTGGAAAAACGGATGTGGAGATATTCAAAGGTGACGGTGTAAAAGAATTCCAAGACTTTAAAAGAGAAGTTCTGGATAGAGGATTACCAGCAAAGAGACAAATTACTTTTGAGACTGATttatttggagcgaaatcattcTTATATTATGTTGAACCCGTGTTCAGCAAAGACGGAGAGATAATTGGTGTAAACTATTTGGGCATGGATATCACTGATCAG GTGAAAAAGCGAGAAAAGATGACAAAACATAGGGAAGAAATAGTTGTGCCAAAGGCCGAACAGACAGAACTTAATAAAACCATTCATATCACAG AAGAAACCAATGGAGGTGACAAAAGCCATGTTTCTGTGTTGGATGAAATTGGTGAAATATTTCAAGATGCCCCCAGAAAAAGAAACGATGTTATTGCTGAACAGAATCATCTAGAAGTAGATGCCGAGTATGATACAGTTGTATATTGGAAGCAACAGACTTCGCATTTGGGAAAATTACTAGAAGCAAGTGTTCAAAGAGTGAAGATACTTAAGGAGAAACTCGAAGAAAGCattgaaaatcttggaaacaaATCTTCACTTGTAGAAGAACTTTCCAAAATAACGAAAAGAGCTGATAAGTTTTTACATTTTGTTCTTGAAAACGCACCTGTTGTTATTGGCCATCAG GATAAAGAGTTGCAGTATCGCTTCTTGTATAATCATTTTCCAAGTTTAGTAAAGGAG GATGTAATTGGAAAAACAGATGTAGAGATATTTAAAGGTGGCGGTGTAAAAGAGTCCCAAGACTTCAAAAGAGAAGTTCTGGAAAGAGGATTACCAGCAAAGAGAGAAATTACTTTTGAGACCGAATTATTTGGACCTAAAACATTCTTAATATATGTTGAACCCGTGTTCAGTAAAGAAGGGGAGAAAATTGGTGTAAATTATATGGGCATGGACGTCACTGATCAG